A single window of Modestobacter italicus DNA harbors:
- a CDS encoding putative quinol monooxygenase, translated as MTEPESGLFLVVTIKPRKDRLAEAEAQLQSMRRQTLTEPGCVFMHLVQPRDDPDNWVMLEMFRSQAAWDEHMQQPYNTEGNRILEDLLREPSDLRLMDER; from the coding sequence ATGACCGAACCGGAGAGCGGGCTCTTCCTCGTCGTCACCATCAAGCCGCGCAAGGACCGGCTCGCCGAGGCCGAGGCGCAGCTGCAGTCCATGCGTCGGCAGACGCTCACCGAGCCGGGGTGCGTCTTCATGCACCTGGTGCAGCCGCGGGACGACCCGGACAACTGGGTCATGCTGGAGATGTTCCGGTCGCAGGCTGCGTGGGACGAGCACATGCAGCAGCCTTACAACACCGAGGGCAACCGCATCCTCGAGGACCTGCTCCGCGAACCGTCGGACCTGCGGCTGATGGACGAGAGGTAG
- a CDS encoding alpha/beta fold hydrolase — MVSAPVVVGSGPVKVLALHGWFGSATGWGSLPELVHEDRYSYLFLDYRGYGARRGETGEFSLAEISADALAAVDSLGWSSFAVLGHSMGGSAMQRVLLDAGDRVTGLIGVSPVPSTGVPFDEQAGQLFGGAAADRGKRYAIIDLTTGNRLSRTWVDRMVQFSLDQSDETAFGAYLDAWAGTDFSAEVQGHPVPVRVVVGEHDPALGAAVMEQTFLAQYPNASLEVLHNAGHYAMYETPVALLTTVESFLDQL; from the coding sequence ATGGTCAGCGCTCCCGTGGTGGTCGGTTCCGGCCCGGTCAAGGTCCTCGCCCTGCACGGCTGGTTCGGCTCCGCCACGGGCTGGGGGTCGTTGCCCGAGCTCGTGCACGAGGACCGGTACAGCTACCTGTTCCTGGACTACCGGGGCTACGGCGCACGGCGCGGTGAGACCGGTGAGTTCTCCCTCGCCGAGATCTCCGCCGACGCCCTGGCTGCCGTCGACTCCCTCGGCTGGTCGAGCTTCGCCGTGCTCGGGCACTCGATGGGCGGCAGCGCGATGCAGCGGGTGCTGCTCGACGCCGGGGACCGGGTGACCGGGCTGATCGGGGTCAGCCCCGTGCCGTCCACCGGCGTCCCCTTCGACGAGCAGGCGGGGCAGCTCTTCGGCGGCGCCGCGGCCGACCGCGGCAAGCGGTACGCGATCATCGACCTCACCACCGGCAACCGGCTCAGCCGCACGTGGGTGGACCGGATGGTGCAGTTCTCCCTCGACCAGTCCGACGAGACCGCCTTCGGCGCCTACCTGGACGCCTGGGCGGGGACGGACTTCTCCGCCGAGGTGCAGGGCCACCCCGTCCCGGTGCGGGTGGTCGTGGGCGAGCACGACCCGGCCCTGGGCGCTGCGGTGATGGAGCAGACGTTCCTGGCGCAGTACCCGAACGCCTCGCTGGAGGTGCTGCACAACGCCGGGCACTACGCCATGTACGAGACACCGGTCGCGCTGCTGACGACCGTCGAGAGCTTCCTCGACCAGCTGTGA
- a CDS encoding MBL fold metallo-hydrolase: MAAKPFASSADLGVKEQTLEVLADGVYALTAEGDPNLGAIEGEDFLVCFEALATPVAARRWLAKLREHTDKPVRYLVLSHYHAVRVLGASAFDADVIVSSEQTRHLIAERGQQDWESEYGRMPRLFEEPESIPGLTWPTLTFRDRLTISLGGDRGELVLEFLGRGHTEGDIVAWLPKQEILFAGDLVESQAALYTGDAFHFDWAAGTLDRVKALGAQQLIGGRGKIARGRAEVDAAVEQTRDFLLTMQRTVGEAHRSGGTLKDAFTATHAALAPQYGSWPIFEHCLPFDVQRIWDELDGIERPVIWTAERDRQVWDELQG; the protein is encoded by the coding sequence ATGGCAGCCAAGCCCTTCGCCTCCTCCGCTGACCTCGGCGTCAAGGAGCAGACCCTCGAGGTCCTCGCCGACGGCGTGTACGCGCTCACCGCGGAGGGCGACCCGAACCTCGGCGCCATCGAGGGCGAGGACTTCCTCGTCTGCTTCGAGGCGCTGGCCACCCCGGTCGCCGCCCGGCGCTGGCTCGCGAAGCTGCGCGAGCACACCGACAAGCCGGTCCGCTACCTGGTGCTCAGCCACTACCACGCCGTCCGCGTGCTCGGCGCCAGCGCCTTCGACGCCGACGTCATCGTGAGCTCGGAGCAGACCAGGCACCTCATCGCCGAGCGCGGTCAGCAGGACTGGGAGAGCGAGTACGGCCGCATGCCGCGGCTGTTCGAGGAGCCCGAGTCCATCCCCGGGCTGACCTGGCCCACGCTGACCTTCCGCGACAGGCTGACCATCTCACTCGGCGGGGACCGGGGTGAGCTGGTCCTGGAGTTCCTCGGCCGCGGGCACACCGAGGGCGACATCGTCGCGTGGCTGCCGAAGCAGGAGATCCTGTTCGCCGGCGACCTGGTGGAGTCCCAGGCGGCCCTCTACACCGGCGACGCGTTCCACTTCGACTGGGCCGCCGGCACCCTGGACCGGGTCAAGGCCCTCGGCGCCCAGCAGCTCATCGGCGGCCGCGGGAAGATCGCCCGCGGGCGCGCGGAGGTGGACGCCGCGGTCGAGCAGACCCGCGACTTCCTGCTCACCATGCAGCGCACGGTCGGCGAGGCCCACCGCTCCGGCGGCACGCTGAAGGACGCCTTCACCGCCACCCACGCGGCCCTGGCCCCGCAGTACGGCTCGTGGCCGATCTTCGAGCACTGCCTGCCCTTCGACGTCCAGCGCATCTGGGACGAGCTCGACGGCATCGAGCGCCCGGTGATCTGGACCGCGGAGCGGGACCGCCAGGTCTGGGACGAGCTGCAGGGCTGA
- a CDS encoding FAD-dependent monooxygenase, protein MTSTESPPPVVVIGCGPVGQTTALLLARWGLRVVVLDGRPERDLVGSRAICQQRDVLDVWDSVGVGAEIARRGVTWTTARTFHRDHELFSFEFTDRGRSPFPPFVNVSQCLTEELLDDAIAAQPLIEVRWGHQVTGIDQDEAGVSVTCADGTTVDGSCAVACAGPRADVVRSALGLTFAGQTFGDQFLICDIRTDLPGWETERRFYFDPGWNPGRQVLIHPCPDSTFRIDWQVPPDFDLAAEETSGGLDRRIRQVIGERPYAIVWKSVYRFHSRVVDRMRVGRVLVAGDAAHLVAPFGARGLNSGVLDAENAAWKLAFVLRGWAPEALLDSYSDERHAAAVENLDVTGATMRFLVPGTPEEARHRREVLERAATDPAARAQVDSGRLAEPFWYVDSPLTTPDERRPFPGRPARGDVPVPAPGVLVPDVPVTVPGRPDVVRLRQLARQGVTVLVGDDAAPPAPLPGDLPLAVHRISDLDPSPTLREALGARPDEIWVLRPDAHVAAVLTRPTDVAAAVARLLARPVPVPA, encoded by the coding sequence ATGACCAGCACCGAGAGCCCGCCGCCGGTCGTCGTCATCGGCTGCGGCCCGGTCGGGCAGACCACCGCCCTGCTGCTGGCCCGGTGGGGCCTGCGGGTCGTCGTCCTCGACGGCCGGCCCGAGCGGGACCTGGTCGGCAGCAGGGCGATCTGCCAGCAGCGCGACGTCCTCGACGTCTGGGACTCCGTCGGCGTCGGCGCCGAGATCGCCCGCCGCGGCGTCACCTGGACCACCGCCCGCACCTTCCACCGCGACCACGAGCTGTTCAGCTTCGAATTCACCGACCGCGGCCGGTCCCCCTTCCCGCCGTTCGTCAACGTCTCCCAGTGCCTGACCGAGGAGCTGCTGGACGACGCGATCGCGGCCCAGCCGCTGATCGAGGTCCGCTGGGGCCACCAGGTCACCGGCATCGACCAGGACGAGGCAGGTGTCTCCGTCACCTGCGCCGACGGGACGACGGTCGACGGCAGCTGCGCGGTGGCCTGCGCCGGCCCGCGGGCCGACGTCGTCCGCAGCGCGCTGGGCCTGACCTTCGCGGGGCAGACCTTCGGCGACCAGTTCCTCATCTGCGACATCCGCACCGACCTGCCTGGCTGGGAGACCGAACGGCGGTTCTACTTCGACCCGGGGTGGAACCCCGGCCGGCAGGTGCTCATCCACCCCTGCCCCGACTCCACGTTCCGGATCGACTGGCAGGTCCCGCCGGACTTCGACCTGGCCGCCGAGGAGACCTCCGGCGGGCTGGACCGGCGGATCCGGCAGGTCATCGGCGAGCGGCCCTACGCGATCGTGTGGAAGTCGGTCTACCGGTTCCACTCCCGGGTCGTGGACCGGATGCGGGTCGGCCGGGTGCTCGTCGCCGGGGACGCCGCCCACCTGGTCGCGCCGTTCGGTGCCCGCGGGCTGAACTCCGGGGTGCTGGACGCGGAGAACGCCGCCTGGAAGCTCGCCTTCGTGCTCCGCGGCTGGGCACCGGAGGCGCTGCTGGACAGCTACTCCGACGAGCGGCACGCCGCGGCCGTGGAGAACCTCGACGTCACCGGCGCCACCATGCGCTTCCTGGTCCCGGGCACGCCGGAGGAGGCGCGGCACCGCCGTGAGGTGCTGGAACGGGCGGCGACCGACCCGGCCGCCCGGGCGCAGGTCGACTCCGGCCGGCTGGCCGAGCCCTTCTGGTACGTCGACTCCCCGCTCACCACCCCGGACGAGCGGCGCCCCTTCCCCGGCCGGCCCGCGCGCGGCGACGTCCCGGTGCCCGCCCCCGGCGTGCTGGTCCCGGACGTGCCGGTCACCGTGCCCGGCCGGCCGGACGTCGTCCGGCTCCGCCAGCTCGCCCGGCAGGGCGTGACCGTCCTCGTCGGGGACGACGCCGCACCGCCCGCGCCCCTGCCCGGCGATCTGCCGCTGGCAGTCCACCGGATCAGCGACCTGGACCCGTCGCCGACCCTGCGCGAGGCGCTCGGCGCCCGCCCCGACGAGATCTGGGTGCTCCGCCCCGACGCGCACGTCGCCGCCGTGCTCACCCGCCCCACCGACGTCGCCGCCGCAGTGGCCCGACTGCTCGCCCGACCTGTCCCCGTCCCTGCCTGA
- a CDS encoding cytochrome P450 has translation MTATGARAADTLAVVDPATYESGPPLAALRRLRAEGPVVWVDEPALHGFPAGPGFWLVLRHAEVEHVLRDPATFSSWLGATQVRDAADLDWVRRMMLNMDPPDHSRLRRLLSRSFTPRAVAALTAAIETTATGLVDRMLDGDAEGRCDFAKDVAADLPLVTLADVLGVPAEDRWLMFDWSNRVIGWQDPDYASSAAFDGGGGTALAHRAVALRPVPDAAGRMPDPRTRAGMPDLYSYARLLAEEKRRAPGRDVMSVLLAQTDEDGGRVSDAEFENMFWLFAVAGNETLRNGLPGGLIALLTHPAELAAVRADPDLLPGAVEEMLRWWTPVMVFRRTATRDVDLAGAPVRAGDKVVVSFTSANRDERVFRDPDRFDVRREPNPQLSFGHGPHFCLGAQLARVQMRALFGALLRRTGTLELDGPPALLRSNFQRGVKRLPLRWTAA, from the coding sequence GTGACCGCCACCGGGGCCCGCGCGGCCGACACCCTCGCCGTGGTGGACCCGGCGACCTACGAGAGCGGCCCCCCGCTGGCGGCCCTGCGCCGGCTGCGCGCCGAGGGTCCCGTCGTCTGGGTCGACGAGCCCGCGCTGCACGGCTTCCCCGCCGGCCCCGGCTTCTGGCTGGTGCTGCGGCACGCGGAGGTCGAGCACGTGCTCCGCGACCCGGCCACCTTCTCCTCGTGGCTGGGCGCCACCCAGGTCCGCGACGCGGCCGACCTGGACTGGGTGCGCCGGATGATGCTCAACATGGACCCGCCGGACCACTCCCGGCTGCGCCGGCTGCTGTCCCGGTCCTTCACCCCCCGCGCGGTGGCCGCCCTGACCGCCGCGATCGAGACGACGGCGACCGGCCTGGTGGACCGGATGCTCGACGGGGACGCCGAGGGGCGGTGCGACTTCGCCAAGGACGTCGCCGCGGACCTGCCGCTGGTCACCCTCGCTGACGTCCTGGGCGTGCCCGCGGAGGACCGCTGGCTGATGTTCGACTGGTCGAACCGGGTGATCGGCTGGCAGGACCCGGACTACGCGTCGTCGGCCGCCTTCGACGGCGGCGGCGGCACCGCGCTGGCCCACCGGGCGGTCGCGCTGCGCCCGGTGCCGGACGCCGCCGGCCGGATGCCCGACCCGCGCACCCGCGCCGGGATGCCCGACCTCTACAGCTACGCGCGCCTGCTGGCCGAGGAGAAGCGCCGGGCGCCGGGGCGGGACGTCATGTCGGTGCTGCTGGCCCAGACCGACGAGGACGGCGGCCGGGTCAGCGACGCGGAGTTCGAGAACATGTTCTGGCTCTTCGCGGTCGCCGGCAACGAGACGCTGCGCAACGGCCTGCCCGGCGGGCTGATCGCCCTGCTCACCCATCCGGCGGAGCTGGCCGCGGTCCGGGCCGACCCCGACCTGCTGCCCGGCGCGGTGGAGGAGATGCTGCGCTGGTGGACACCGGTCATGGTGTTCCGCCGGACGGCGACCCGGGACGTCGACCTGGCCGGTGCCCCGGTGCGGGCCGGGGACAAGGTGGTCGTCTCCTTCACCTCGGCCAACCGGGACGAGCGGGTGTTCCGCGATCCGGACCGCTTCGACGTGCGGCGGGAACCGAACCCGCAGCTCTCCTTCGGGCACGGCCCGCACTTCTGCCTCGGCGCCCAGCTGGCCCGGGTGCAGATGCGGGCGCTGTTCGGCGCCCTGCTCCGCCGCACCGGCACCCTCGAGCTCGACGGCCCACCGGCCCTGCTCCGGTCGAACTTCCAGCGCGGGGTGAAGCGGCTGCCGCTGCGCTGGACCGCCGCGTGA